The window CCAACTCCAGCCAGCCGCTCAATACATCAGGCGGCGTAGTGCGATATGTTTGCAAGGCGGCCGGCGATGCCTGCATCAGGGCCTGCCACAGACGCAGGCGATTTTCCTGTTTGGCATTGTCATCGGCCAGCATCGGTTCCAGTTCGATGCGCGTGCGTGCCGCTTCCACGTAGTTGCCATTGCTTTCGTAGGCATCGGCGCGTACTTGATACACCTCGATTGAGGAAGCAGGCGTTTGTGCAGTGGCGACCTTGGTGACGGGCAACTGTTTCAGCGCCTGTTGCGGTTTGCGCTCCATTAAGGAGATGCGTGCCAGCAACAGATCACGTTGCACCAATTGTTTTTGCGAAAGCTTTTTTGAATTTAGCGTTTTGATGACATCGCGAGCCTCGGAGCCATAGTTGCCGCGCACATAAATGCTTGCGGCCTTGAGCAAGAACGCTTCGCATTGCGGGCTGGCGCTGCGATTGCCCAGGGCGCGGTATTCCCGTGCCGCAATCACCAGATTGCCATTGGCCTCGGCCTCGGCAGCATGAGCGACGGCATCGCGTTGTTTGGGCTCGATCTCAACCCCCAGGTCAGGGAGCGGAGCACTACATCCCGCCAGCAACAGCGGCAGGGTAAAAAGTGAAATCAGGCAGAAGCGTAGAATTGGGGAATGAGTCATCGGATTCAGGGTGTTGGTTGCAAGCAAGTGGCAATAGTTTAGCAGGCTGTTGAAAAAATGATTTAAGTCCCTTCTCCCTCAGGGAGAAGGTTAGGATGAGGGGGCATGATGTAGGGGCGATTCATGAATCGCCCCTACGAACCCCTCACCCCACCCCTCTCCCTGAGGGAGAGGGAGTTTTTCAACAGCCTGTTAGAGGGTCAGAGTATAACATCTGGCATAATGCCATGGCTGAAATACTGGTAAACGAGAGTGTCTGTGAGCAGCGACAAACGCGCAATCTTATATATAGTGGCGACTCCCATTGGCAACTACGCCGATTTTTCGCCGCGCGCCCGCGAGGTGCTGGCCGGCGCGGACGTCATCGCCGCCGAAGATACCCGCCACAGCGCCCGATTATTGCAACACATGGGGATAAGCACGCCCTGCGTCGCCTATCACGAACATAACGAACGCACCATGTGCGACAAACTGGTCGGGCAACTGCTGGCCGGCACCTCCGTCGCCCTGATCAGCGACGCCGGCACCCCGATGATCAGCGACCCCGGTTATCACCTGGTGCGGGCGGCGCAAGAAGCGGGGATTCCGGTCAGCGCCATCCCCGGGCCGAGTGCCCTGGTCACCGCATTATCCGTCTCCGGCCTGCCCAGCGATCGCTTCATTTTCGAAGGATTTTTACCGTCTAAATCCGGCACCCGCCGCAATCGGCTGCAAGAACTCGCCGCCGAAACCCGTACCCTGATTTTCTACGAAAGCCCCCACCGCATTCTCGATAGCCTGACGGACATGGCCACAATCTTCGGCGCCGAGCGCGAAGGCGTCATCGCCCGCGAGCTGACCAAGACGTATGAAACTGTCCGCCGCGCACCATTGGGGGAATTGCAGCAATGGGTGGCGGCTGATCATGAGCAACAGCTGGGTGAAATCGTGGTGCTGATTCATGGTGCCCCCAACCGGCCAGTGCAGGAAATCGATCCGGAATCCGCCCGCATACTGGCCATTCTGAACGCCGAGCTGCCCCTCAAGCAAGCCGCCTCCCTCACCGCCGAGATTACCGGCCTCAAGAAGAATGCTTTATATAAGTATGGGTTGGGAGTGGGTGAAAAGGATGAATAACCAGGACCGGATCGCGGGCATCTCTGTCGCCGCTATGCGTCGGCAGAGCCACGTCTGAGCTTGGTCGTTGGGCAAAACAACGTGTATAGAATCACGTCCGTTAAGTCCTGAAGCTCCAGTCCACTAACCGATCTTGGTTAGCAACGAAGGCTCCTCCCTCATAGAACAGGGCTGCTGCGAAGCGCTTGAGTTGCTCCTGACGCGAGTGACCTAATCGTTCCCACCATGCTTTGGAAAAGTAAGTGTTTTCGCAGTTCAGAAAACAATACTGAACGAAGATATCGCCCTTATGATCGTCCGCCACCTCATCAAAACTGGAAACCACTGATGCAGGCGATTTCTGGTCAGCTGACCAAGTGAATACGATCGCACCGCCGTCGTCAGTAGCCATTATCGAGTGTGATAGCATTTCTGCATCCACGCTTAAATCCCACATATCGATGAGTACCTTGCCGCGAAAGTCAAACTCAGTATGTAAGGCGCCTGAACTTGTGATGCACAAGTCTCCTTTGAAAAAGTAGCACTTACTTAAGAAGCGATCGTATTGTCGTCGTGCAACGACATCCTTAAACTTGTGCCAAAGAACTTCGAGCTCGTCCCTAGATTTTGTTTGTCCGGCAATGTTTTGCGCAACTGACAGTTGCCTGTTAATTTGCTCATCAATATCGCATCCGCGATCGATGACGTTGCGCTGATATTCAAGCGACTCTAACAGGGCGCGTTTCTTATAGAGTTCGTTACACACATTGCGGTATGCCTGAAGAACACATTGCTCGTGAGAACCCGTGAATGGAACTCGCTCAAGAACATCGAAGACTTCGGAATCGTGCTTTGCACAGTATCCCGGAAAGGTCGAAGCCTTTTTCCAGCCAATCTCTTCGACGACGATTCCTTGTCCTGGCGACCCCGTCAGATGGCAAACATGGTTGTCACTACCTGTAATCTTCTGCAGTGGACCCTTTCTCTGGATCGTATGCGCATCGACCACCTTCCCTGCGCAGACAGCTTCAGACGCGTACAGATGCATGCAGCCTCGATTCTTCCAGAAAACACGTTCCTGCTCATCCAGCATCTGTCCGAGAGACAGCGCCCTCTCTTGCTCTCGAAATCGATGGCACTTCTTAAATTTCCGGCCGGATCCGCACCAACAGAGTTCATACGGCTTTCTATGTCGGAGGGCTTCTGCGACGAGCCGGTGTTCATCTCCCGCATCTGTGATCCTGAAAGGCAGTTCGGGTAGCTTTACCACGTCTGACACTCCGCCTGTTGGGGTAATTGATGGAGCTAGGGTGTTCGACGAGTGTACAGTATGCTATGGATTGCAAGAAGGCGGCGTGACTTTCAGCACGGCTTGCACCAACATCATAGCAAGC of the Gammaproteobacteria bacterium genome contains:
- the rsmI gene encoding 16S rRNA (cytidine(1402)-2'-O)-methyltransferase — translated: MSVSSDKRAILYIVATPIGNYADFSPRAREVLAGADVIAAEDTRHSARLLQHMGISTPCVAYHEHNERTMCDKLVGQLLAGTSVALISDAGTPMISDPGYHLVRAAQEAGIPVSAIPGPSALVTALSVSGLPSDRFIFEGFLPSKSGTRRNRLQELAAETRTLIFYESPHRILDSLTDMATIFGAEREGVIARELTKTYETVRRAPLGELQQWVAADHEQQLGEIVVLIHGAPNRPVQEIDPESARILAILNAELPLKQAASLTAEITGLKKNALYKYGLGVGEKDE
- a CDS encoding SEC-C domain-containing protein encodes the protein MVKLPELPFRITDAGDEHRLVAEALRHRKPYELCWCGSGRKFKKCHRFREQERALSLGQMLDEQERVFWKNRGCMHLYASEAVCAGKVVDAHTIQRKGPLQKITGSDNHVCHLTGSPGQGIVVEEIGWKKASTFPGYCAKHDSEVFDVLERVPFTGSHEQCVLQAYRNVCNELYKKRALLESLEYQRNVIDRGCDIDEQINRQLSVAQNIAGQTKSRDELEVLWHKFKDVVARRQYDRFLSKCYFFKGDLCITSSGALHTEFDFRGKVLIDMWDLSVDAEMLSHSIMATDDGGAIVFTWSADQKSPASVVSSFDEVADDHKGDIFVQYCFLNCENTYFSKAWWERLGHSRQEQLKRFAAALFYEGGAFVANQDRLVDWSFRT